Proteins co-encoded in one Rhodococcus sp. PAMC28707 genomic window:
- a CDS encoding restriction endonuclease has product MSNNVSLDGLAPHTAEMPAVALSDPAIIVLAEGDSTSAVNNARGHIFEKFVAQLLHAFGYSKPTRESLNVTANGIEIDVVATHELSAHTALAECKAYTSAVSAAMLGTFHSKVVTRRYTDPATQGFFVAIPRLTSNGQQLADLITKNDNSFRCLTSRSIVAFLKERRTIVDCPIDGILQSDPAVIVSAHGVYSACIELDRDKRTPLRVLVWGTNGTVPEPLTTALSIDPYSQERPVVDAHGPSEAQEPAQEPVDMIVTVNGSQSDFEYQLPASPRFFVGRKSLVRQLENAIDDKAGVVVLNAQSGWGKSSAALRLQSIASERSGCSLIIDSRTATHRRFVTDSLRVAAQKAHTEGVLMLPANASWGSLSSAAKTLADAAWTGGPLIVFFDQFENVFRDESLTREFRDLALTARDLSDRILIGFAWKTDLVGWTESHPYQLRDDIRSNATVLTIGPLGASEIDTLLRRLEKEIDKPLAKDLKTRLREYSQGLPWLFKKLAGHLIREIKSGASQERLASEALNVQGLFDADLAELGPTEQEALRHIARYAPIAISEVMERVTAPVVESLVNRRLVVQVGERLDTYWDIFRDYLNNGRIPVEDSYILRQSPNSVARLLREVRRDDGDSSVPDIAGRLGTSENAVFNLSRELRLLGTTTYEPNRVQLLSEIWNSADQEAELRRRVSSSLRRHRSYSAFLSLAERLGNVSISSFSKELPSAFPAVEVSESTWTSYARVHLQWFEYSGLAETKSGISWTAPPEGTSGSGSLLGAKLGRRSRGGFPHDAPRPSMELLLEVSSGVVVVEESRKRALRPLLVLNAVEVAEDGTITLAKPSLIEDGRIDSGELLALMKAVPGVQAGLNVLEQNPSAPGFAVGSAVRSTISAQWTDSTTKGLGGHLRSWARFAGVKTLPVPRKSSKDA; this is encoded by the coding sequence GTGAGCAATAACGTCAGCCTTGATGGCCTGGCACCACATACGGCCGAGATGCCCGCAGTCGCCCTGTCGGATCCAGCAATAATCGTTCTTGCTGAGGGGGATTCGACTTCTGCTGTCAACAATGCGCGTGGACACATTTTTGAGAAGTTCGTTGCTCAGCTACTTCATGCGTTTGGATACTCTAAGCCCACTCGCGAGAGCCTGAATGTAACTGCGAATGGTATCGAAATCGATGTCGTCGCAACCCATGAACTCTCTGCACACACGGCACTTGCAGAGTGCAAGGCCTACACCAGCGCAGTCAGCGCCGCCATGCTTGGGACGTTCCACAGCAAGGTCGTCACACGTCGATACACAGATCCAGCCACACAAGGGTTCTTTGTTGCCATCCCCCGCCTAACATCGAATGGACAACAGCTTGCCGACCTGATCACAAAGAATGACAATAGTTTTCGCTGCCTCACCTCAAGATCCATCGTTGCATTCCTGAAGGAACGCCGGACGATCGTCGACTGCCCAATTGACGGTATTCTGCAAAGCGACCCTGCGGTTATCGTTAGTGCTCATGGTGTCTACTCCGCCTGCATCGAGTTAGACAGGGACAAGCGTACGCCACTCCGCGTACTCGTCTGGGGAACCAACGGAACCGTTCCAGAACCGCTCACAACTGCCCTGTCAATCGATCCGTACTCTCAAGAGAGACCCGTCGTAGACGCTCACGGGCCATCAGAGGCACAAGAGCCAGCTCAGGAACCCGTTGATATGATCGTCACGGTCAACGGGAGTCAATCAGACTTCGAATATCAGTTGCCGGCTTCGCCAAGGTTCTTTGTCGGACGCAAATCACTAGTCCGCCAGCTTGAGAATGCGATTGACGACAAAGCGGGCGTAGTGGTGCTGAATGCGCAATCGGGATGGGGGAAGAGTTCGGCCGCACTTCGACTCCAATCTATCGCATCAGAGCGCTCCGGCTGCTCGCTAATTATTGATTCGCGGACCGCAACACACCGCAGATTTGTCACTGATTCTTTACGAGTTGCCGCACAGAAAGCCCATACCGAAGGCGTTCTCATGTTACCCGCCAACGCTAGTTGGGGCAGTCTATCAAGCGCGGCGAAGACACTAGCCGACGCCGCATGGACGGGCGGTCCGCTAATCGTATTCTTCGACCAGTTCGAGAATGTCTTCAGAGACGAAAGCCTTACCCGGGAATTTCGCGACCTCGCACTTACCGCACGTGATCTATCCGATCGAATCCTGATCGGATTTGCCTGGAAGACCGATCTCGTCGGCTGGACGGAGAGTCATCCTTACCAACTTCGAGACGACATTCGATCAAACGCGACAGTACTTACGATCGGTCCTTTAGGCGCGTCCGAAATTGACACGCTTCTTCGGCGTCTTGAGAAAGAAATTGATAAACCGCTTGCGAAAGACCTAAAGACTCGCCTTCGCGAATACAGCCAGGGCCTCCCATGGCTGTTCAAAAAACTAGCTGGACACTTGATCCGCGAAATAAAGTCTGGAGCATCACAAGAAAGGCTTGCGAGTGAGGCACTTAACGTCCAGGGATTATTCGACGCAGATCTCGCCGAATTAGGTCCAACTGAACAAGAAGCTCTTCGACATATAGCCCGGTACGCACCGATCGCCATTAGCGAGGTAATGGAGCGAGTGACTGCGCCCGTAGTGGAATCGCTTGTAAACAGGAGATTGGTTGTACAAGTCGGCGAGCGCCTTGATACTTACTGGGACATTTTTCGCGACTATCTAAATAACGGTCGGATTCCTGTAGAGGACTCGTACATTCTTCGACAGAGCCCCAACTCAGTTGCAAGGTTGCTCCGCGAGGTTCGTAGAGACGACGGGGACAGTAGTGTGCCCGATATTGCTGGTCGACTGGGCACCAGCGAGAATGCCGTCTTTAACCTGAGTCGTGAGCTTCGACTTCTAGGTACAACGACCTATGAGCCAAACCGGGTCCAGCTGCTTTCTGAAATTTGGAACTCGGCGGACCAAGAAGCCGAGCTTCGCCGCCGCGTCTCTTCATCTCTGCGCCGTCACCGTTCCTACTCAGCTTTTCTTTCACTGGCAGAACGACTTGGAAACGTTTCAATCAGCTCCTTCTCGAAGGAGCTACCCAGTGCATTTCCCGCCGTAGAAGTATCAGAATCGACGTGGACTTCGTACGCACGAGTGCATCTTCAGTGGTTTGAGTATTCCGGCCTAGCGGAGACCAAGTCTGGAATCTCGTGGACTGCACCGCCTGAAGGGACTTCGGGAAGTGGCAGCCTACTCGGAGCCAAACTTGGCCGAAGATCGCGCGGCGGATTCCCCCATGATGCCCCGCGCCCATCAATGGAGCTGCTTCTTGAGGTCTCGAGCGGCGTCGTTGTAGTGGAAGAGTCTCGAAAACGGGCACTCAGGCCGCTGCTGGTTCTAAACGCTGTTGAAGTGGCAGAGGACGGAACTATCACGCTCGCCAAACCCAGCCTCATAGAAGACGGCAGGATCGATTCGGGTGAACTGCTGGCATTGATGAAAGCGGTCCCCGGCGTTCAAGCTGGCTTGAACGTTCTCGAGCAGAACCCATCAGCGCCTGGCTTCGCAGTAGGCAGCGCCGTCCGCTCCACGATATCCGCTCAGTGGACAGACTCCACGACAAAGGGTCTTGGTGGTCACCTCCGGAGCTGGGCACGATTCGCGGGTGTAAAGACGTTGCCCGTTCCGCGAAAGTCGAGCAAGGATGCCTGA